The DNA segment GGGTTTGGAATCGTGGCCGTAGACCCGAGAGTAATCCCCCTTGGCACCAAGGTCTACGTGGAGGGTTATGGTGAGGCTATGGCTCTCGATACCGGCGGGGCCATCAAGGGGAATAAGATAGATCTCTGCTATGAGACTTACGACGAGGCCATAAGGTTCGGCAGAAGAAAAGTCATCGTCCACATCTTATCCGACTGATCCCCCTTAAATCTCCCCTATTGTGCTAAACTCGCCCTGTAAGTGAGAGAAGGGGCGCAAAAATTGATCGGAACCCCGAGAGAGACCATCAAGATACTGAGTAAGGCCGGCATTCACCTAAGCAAGCGGCTTGGCCAGCACTTTCTCATCGACGGCAACATCTTAAAGAAGATAGTCCACTCGGCTAGCTTACGCGAAGGCGATGTCGTCCTTGAGATAGGCCCCGGCATCGGCAGTCTGACCGAAGTCCTTTTGGAGACCGGGATTAAGGTCATCGCGGTCGAGTATGACAAGAAGTTCTTTCTGATCTTGAAGGAGAACTTCGCCTCGTATCCAAATTTTCACCTGATAGAGGGAGATGCCATGAGGCTCAAAGTGAGCGATCTTCCCCTTATCCCAAACAAGGTCGTCTCTAACCTGCCCTATAATATCTCGGCTCCTCTGGTCATCAAGCTGCTCGATGAGTTTGGTTCGGTCGGGGAGATGATCATCATGGTCCAGAAGGAGATGGCGGCCCGGATGACGGCCACGGCCCACTCCAAGGATTACGGCCAGCTTTCGCTTAAAATCGAGTATCATTGCCAAGCCAAGTTGCTATTCAACGTGCCAAGGAGCGTCTTTCTTCCGCCTCCCAAGGTCGATTCGGCCGTCGTCCGTCTGGTCAGGCTCGATCCTTCCAAACTTTTGACCGACGATCCCAAAGGGTTATTTGAACTGATCGGGGTCGTCTTTGGCCAGAGGAGAAAGACGCTCGCAAATACCCTCCTCAGCTTCGGCCGCAGCAAGGATGATATTGCCCGCTTGCTGGAGAAGGTCGGCATAGATTCCAAAAGAAGGGCCGAGACCATGAGTCTGTCGGATTTTGTTGAGCTTGAGCGGGCCATTGCCGAATTGGTAAGGGGCGCAAAATAAGTATCTATCATTCCGATTCCAAAATAAGAAGGGATTTAAGCTTTGAAAACGAATAAATCAATAGGGAAATTATTATAGATCATTCTGTCTCAAGCGAAAGGGGGTGTTGTAATGTCGGATCTCAATAAATCGCTGGAGGAGCTTATGGCCATCGAGGGCGCTCTGGCCACGGCCGTTGTCGACAGCAACAGCGGAATGGTGCTCGGCAAGGCCGGAACAGGTCTTGATGTCAACCTGGCTGCGGCCGGTAACAGCGATGTGCTTAAGACCAAATATAAGGTGATGAAACTCCTTGGTCTGAAGGATAACATCGAGGACATTCTCATTACTCTGGGCGCGCAGTATCATATACTTCGGCCTTTAGAGAAGAAGCCTGAACTCTTCGTCTATATCGCTCTGGACAAATCCAAGGCCAATCTGGCCTTAGCCCGCCACAAAGTCACCGATATCGAACACACGCTCACTATATAGCGGCTTTCTGGCCTTTTTGAACCAGGATTTTTAGAGGGTGGGCCCCATTTGGGGCCCACCCTTATAATTACAAAGGCCACCTCTTTCTCTGATTTGCTTAAGCACCCTTGGGTTGTGTTAAAATTGACTCGTTGAAACGGGCTTTAGGTTCATTCGATTCTAAAATAGAGGTCAAGAACCAGATGACAAACATCCAATTCAGCCTGCAAAATGCTCTTAGCTCCTCTTCGCCACTGGCCTATCTGACCGTTTTTGCCCTCGGAGCCGTAGTCAGCCTGGGCTCCTGCGTCATCTTGGAGCTTCCCCTTCTCATGGGCTTTCTGGGCGGCGTTCAGACCAGGTCCAAGAGGAGGCTTGTCCTACTTACCCTCCTATTCGTGGGCGGCATGCTGACCACCTATCTTGCCATCGGGCTGGCCATCGGCCTCGCATCTTTGAGCCTGGCCAAATTCGCCTCCTTCAGCCGGGCCATCTTTTATGGACTGGGCGCCGTCTCGCTCCTATTCGGTCTCTACCTTCTCGGATTCATCCATCCGCCCAAGATGAATACTGGATTTTTGGAGCTTTTTGCCCGCGGACACAAGGATTATCTCGGCGCTTATCTGCTCGGGGCCATCTTCATCTTCTTTGAGGCGCCAACTTGTCCCTGCTGCGCCCCGGCCCTCATACTGATAAGCGGTTACATGGTGACGAGTGGGACTATAATCTCCGGTCTTACCCTGCTCATGGTCTATGTCCTTGGCCAGAGCGTTCCCATCCTGATTGCCGGGGTGGCTTTCGGGTGGATTAAGGGTCTCTCCGACCGTTTCGTTAGGCTACAGGAGTACCTCCAGATAGTTAGCGGGATCCTTCTTACGCTCGTAACTCTCGACCTGTTCTGGCTGGCTTAATTTTGTAAGGAGACCCGATGCAAGAGGATGGAATGGAAGAGAAAAAGGAACATTCAAAGTCAAAGACGGATCAACCTATAGCCGGATGTGGTTGCCCGCATCATCACGCGATGCGCGTTCCCTTAAAAGATCGGGCCATCATGCTTGCTCTGGTAGTGGGCGCTGTCATATTCGCGCTTCGTCCCCTCATCGCCCTGCAGAGCATTAGCCGGGCCAATTCATATCTTGAAATTGGTGACTTTGGCAGGGCCGCAGTCCATTATGAGCGGGCCATCTTCTTAAAAGATGATCTTGCCACAGCCCACAGCAATCTCGGTTACGCCTACGCTCAAGATGGAAAGGTTGAGCTTGCCAAGGCTTCCCTCTTAAGGGCGGTAGAGCTCAACCCGAGCGATCCTCAGCCCCTAATCGAGCTCATGCACATCTTGAGGGAAGAGGGCTTCATTGAAGAGGCCATAAACCACTATGAAATGGTCAAGGATCGGGTCCCCAAGGGCACCGTCCTTTTGAGCCTGGCCGGCCTTCTCTACGAAGAGGCCGGTGAGGTAGAAAAGGCCATAGAGTCCTGGGAGTCTTTTTTGCGCCTAATGCCGGACTCAAGCCTGGCCAAAGAGCATCTGGAAGGGCTTCAGGGCTTCGCCCTCAAGCCCTAAAGTTTGTCTCCGGCCGCTCTTATAACCGCTCTCATTCCTGTCCGTTTAACTCGTTCTGCTCAAGCTGGCCAATTCATCATCATTGTTAAATAAAAAAAGACTAATAGGATGGCATTCTAAATTTAATATTTGAATTATTGAAAATATTTACCAAACCCATTGATTCTCTCTGGTAGTTTGTTAGAATGAAAATCAACACATATATATCGGCATGATACTTCAAAAGCTTTAGAGAAGATATTTGAATATCTTTTTTCGTGGGGGGGGGCTTAGGTGAGCCCTTCCCCTAAAGCATGTTTATGGGCTTGATATGGCCGGCCTCATCAAGGGGTCGAAATGGCAAAAGGTTGAAATTTAACGGGAGGAAAGATGAAGATTTTTAAATCGTTGAAGAGGATGAAAACCAAGAGGTTGATAGCGGGGCTCATGACGCTTCTCATGCTGGCCGGCCTGATGATAGGCCTGGTGGGCGCCCCGGCCTATGCCGCCAACATAACCAGCACGGCAAGCGGTGGCAATTGGAATACGGGCTCAACCTGGCAAGGGGGGGTGGTGCCAGTAGCGGGCGACACCGTAACCATAGCGGCTGGGGCTACCGTTAACGTTACCGCGGACGCAGCCTGCGCTTCTCTCACCTTTACCGGAGGGGTCGCCTCAAGCAGCAATGTAAATATAAATTCGGGCTATATCTTAGCTGTTTCCGGGGCCGTGACCATCCCCAGAGCCGGCGGAAGCGGAACCACAAATATTAACACGCTTGCCGTGGGGACGGGGACCTTAAGTGCCGGAAGCATCGCCTTCACCAGCGGTGGTACTAGCGCAAGACATAGAGTTACCATCTCCACCGGAACGGTAACGGTTACAGGTAATGTTACAGGTAGTGGTAATAGCGCTTCAATCATATTTTCCGGCAGCGGAACCTTAAATTTGGGTGATGCAATATATACTGACGCCAATGGCACGCTAACGACGGTTGCGGGCAGCACGGTCAATTATACGGGCGCAGCCCAGACGGTTGGCGATTTCACCTATAGTAACCTCACCCTTTCCGGCAGCGGCACAAAAACTTTACCCGCCGCCGTCACCATAAACGGCAATCTAACCCTAGCCGGTACGGCCTCCGCCACAACTGCGGCCGCAGAGACCATCGGAGGAAACCTCGACGTTGGGGCTGGCGCAACATTTGCTACGGGAACAACAAACACTTGGGACCTAACCGTCAGTGGAACAACTTCGGTTAGCGGAACGTTGACTCTTGCCAATACGGACGTTAAAACCTTCACAGGAACGGTTACGGTCAACGCGGGAGGAACTTGGAACGAAACCGGAGCCGCAGCGGTTAACTTCGCCAGCAATCTACTAAATAACGGTACGTTTACAGCCAATATGAGAGTTCATACCTTTAGCGGCAGCGGGCTGGCTATCGGCGGGGGTACCGCCATTTCAATCCCCAGAGTTACGGTCACCGGAACCCGTGTAAACGGGGGCACGTTAAACGTTGGGACGGCCTTGGCCGGTAGCGGCACCCTGACCAACACCGGCACGCTCAATCTTGGCGGCACTTGTCCGATCACCACACTTACCAACTCGGGCACCATCAACCGCACGGGTACCGGTACGACCACTACAGCTCTTGCCAATTTCACTAACACAGGCACGGTCAATCTCAGCGGTTCGGGAGCGATTACCGGCATCACCAACAACACCGGCGGCACGGTCAATCTTACCAACTCGGGCACGATTACCGGCATCACCAACAACACCGGCGGCACACTTAACATCACTGATCTTACGCCGACCATTACCACACTTACCGCGACCGCAATCAACAATACGGTAAATTACAATGGCGCAGGGGCCCAGACCGCGGTAAATACCCCTTATTACAACCTCATTTTCAGCGGCGGTGGCGCAAAGTCTATAACCCGTGCCAATAACGCCACTTTAGCGAGTGGCAATTTTAGTATCACCACAGGAGTGACGGCCACCATCACCGGCACCAACCTTGGTGTGGGCACCTTGACTCTCGGCGGCGTGGGCCGCGCTAGTGGCACATGGGGCTCTACGGCTTCAATCGCAACCAACCAAAATGACACCTATTTCACTTCGACCGCGACCGGTTATGTAAATGTCACAACTAGCACCGTGCCTACTTATACCCTGACCTGCACGGCCGGCGCGAACGGTTCGATCACGGCCCCGGCTAGCTCACCGACCACTCACAATAGCGGAGACGTTGTTACGATAACGGCGGCTGCCAATCCGGGTTATCACTTCGTCAACTGGACCGGAGATGTGGGCACAGTGGCTGACACCAGTGCGGCCAGCACCACCATCACCATGAATGGCAACTACTCCATCACGGCCAACTTCGCCATCGACACCTATACCCTGACCTACACGGCCGGCGCAAACGGCTCGATCACAGGCACCAGCCCGCAGACGGTCAACCACGGGGCAGACGGAAGCCAAGTCACCGCCGTGCCGGACGCGGGCTATCACTTCACAAGTTGGAGCGATGGCGTTCTCACCGCCGCCCGCACCGATACCAACGTGACGGGCAATATCACCGTTACCGCCAGCTTCGCCATCAACACCTATACCCTGACCTACACGGCCGGCGCAAACGGCTCGATCACAGGCACCAGCCCGCAGACGGTCAACCACGGGGCAGACGGAAGCCAAGTCACCGCCGTGCCGGCCGCGGGCTATCACTTCACAAGTTGGAGCGATGGCGTTACCACTGCCGCCCGCACCGACCTCAACGTGACGGGCGACATCAGCGTGACGGCCAGTTTTTCTGCAAATGCCCCAAATGAGATAATTCCACCCGTCCTGCCCTTCACAGAGACCACCGCCATTTTTAAGATAGCTAAATACTCTTACACTATTGATGACAAATCATTCGATATGGACGCCGCCCCCTACGTCAAGGATAACCGGACATATGTACCGGTAAGGTATCTCGCCTATACTCTTGGCATAGCCGAAAAGGATGTCAAGTGGGATGCGGCCACAAAGAACATTACCTTGACCAAAGGCACCACCGTGGTTAAGCTGGTCATCGGCAGCAAGAACCTCGACAAGAACGGAGCTGTAACCACGATGGACGTCGCTCCTGTGGTGATTCCTCCCGGACGGACCATGCTTCCGGCAAGATGGGTAGCCGAAGCTTTTGGAGCCACCGTCACCTGGAATGAGACCACGCAAACGGTAGCAGTTACTTATTAAGAGAGGGCTCTTATATAACTTAAGGGAGAGGTCTTCTAAGAAGACCTCTCCCTTTGAGGTAGAGCCTCAGACGAATTGGGCTCCTTGCCTTGATTTTATCGTCCGTTTAGGTTATCATCTATTTAAAATAATGAAGGGGTTTATTATATCGTGGTATCCCAAGCGCCTAAAAATGGATTGGTAACCAAAATAAAAGATGACCTAGAGCCCTATCTTGGTGAAAAGATGAAGCTCAAGGCCAACGTCGGCAGATGTAAGATAATTGAGAGGGAAGGCGTGCTCACCGAGACTCATCCCCATCTCTTCATCATCTGCGTCGAGGAGGAAGAGGATAGGTCTCGCCTCATCTCCTACAGCTATGTCGATGTTTTAACCAAGACGGTCGAACTGACGGATCCTGAAAATGGGGAAAACATTATCTCTTGGCTCCAGTAGCCTGAAGGGATTTATAAAAACCCAAATTGTCAAAAAGCACAGCTTGGCTGTGCTTTTTTTGTGAAAAACCTTGGTATAGGGAGAACTGAAATTGTCCAAAACCTTTACGATGAGAGCTTATGCCAAGATCAATCTCTATCTGGATGTCTTAAGAAGGCGCCAAGACGGATATCACGATATCCGCTCCATCATGCAGAGCATTTCCCTATGCGATGAGCTGACCTTCCAAGAGGCCGAAGGGATCGATATTACCACCTCTTTGGGGTCGGATATCCCGAAGGATGATAACCTCATCTTCAAAGCTGCAAAACTGCTCATCGAAGAGAGCGGCGTCAAAAGCGGGGCCAAGATAGACGTCAAAAAGAGGATACCTCTCTTTGCCGGTCTTGGCGGCGGGAGCAGCGACGCGGCCGCAACCCTCCATGGCCTAAACGAGCTCTTCGGGCTCGGTCTATCCCTGGGCGATCTTGCAGAGATTGCGGCGAGGGTCGGCTCGGACGTCCCCTTCATGCTGATGGGCGGCATCGCGCTCGTGGAAGGAAGAGGCGAGATGGTAACACCCTTGAGCATCGAGCCCAAGCTTAATCTCGTCGTCATAAAACCCGATCTCAATCTATCGACGGCCAAGATCTACGCCAGCCTCAAGAATGGGGCATGCTCGCTCGCGCCACCTGTCGATGTGATGATTCTCTCACTACAGATTAATGATATCGATGCCATAGCCGCCTCTCTGATAAACGTGCTTGAAGGCCCGGCCATTTCGGCAAACCCGCTTCTTGCCCGCATCAAGGCCGAAGCGGTCTCCCTGGGGGCCAAAGGGGCGCTCATGACGGGTAGCGGCTCGGCCATATTTGCTCTGGCCGATTCCAGCGTGAGCGCTGAAGGGATAGCCTCGGCTTTGGGCGGCGGTGGGCTAGAGGTATTCACCGCGATCTCGATGAAAGAGGGAAGCAACTTTTTGCCAGCCGACTCCAAAGCTTCATGATTTATCGGATATAATGATATATAAATAAAAAGGAGTACTCGATGACGATTGATGCTTTGGTTATGGCAGGAGGCAAGGTAAAGGGCGAAGGCCCCTTGGCTGGTTTGGTAAAGGGCATGATTCAGGTCGGCGGCGAGCCAATGGTAAGCCGGGTCATAGCCGCCCTTGCGTCCAGTCCTTCGATTGGGAGGATTGCGGTCGTAGTTCCGCCCGGTACTCAAGGGGGCGGCTGGTCCAAGGGGGCGGATATGGTCCTCTACTCGGATGGCTCCATCACCGAGAATATCTACGCCGGCCTCGAAGGCCTCGGTCCCGCAGGGGGTCTTCTGCTCATAGTCTCGGCCGACCTTCCGCTCTTAAGCGCCGATGCGGTCGAGGAGTTCCTTAGAGCCTGCAAGGAGAGACCGGCCGATTTCCACTACCCCATCACCTCCAAAGAGGAGATGGACAAGAAATTCTTTGGCACCGCAAGGACGTACGGTCGTCTCAAAGAAGGCCTCTTTACGGGCGGCAACATCGGTCTTATCGATTCTAAAGTCTTCATCGAGAACAGGGAGATCTTCGAGAGGCTCTATTCTTTGCGAAAGAGTCCCCTAAAACTGGCCAACCTGCTTGGCCCGCTCTTTATCATCAAATTCCTGAGCGGGCGAGCCTCAATAGCTGAGGCCGAAAAGAGGTTCTCGTCGATCCTAAAGGCAAGGGGCGCGGCCATTTGGGCAGCCCCCGAGATCAGCATCGATGTCGACAAGGAAGCCGATCTTGAGTTCGTTGAGAAGATCTTGGGTGAAAGGAAGGGGGCCGCTTAAATTGTTTGATGTCATCTCGACCGATGAGGCGCCTCAAGCGGTCGGTCACTACTCGCAAGGCATAAAGGCGGGCGGTTTCGCCTTCGTCTCCGGCCAAATCCCGCTTGACGTCAAGACCGGCGAGCTGATAGCGGCCAGTCTCTACTATCAGACCCTGCTCGCCTTGAGAAACATCGAAGCGGTCCTCAGAGCGGCCGGCAGCTCGGTTTTGGACGTCGTCAAGGTCACCGTCTATATGCTGGACCTATCCGAATTCAACTTGGTCAACGAGGCATTTGCTGAGGTATTCACGAATACGCCGCCGGCCAGGGAGACCGTACAGGTAAGCGGCCTTCCCGGGGGGGCTCAAATAGAGATATCGGCCATCGCCAAGCTAAGCTAACCTAAAAAGGGAGTGCTGCCACATGGAGATTACAAAGGTCATCGTCCGTCCGGTCGAGATGAACAAGGTTCAAGCCATCGCCTCCATCACCTTCGACGAGGAGTTCGTCGTCCATAACCTTAGAATTGTTCAGGGTGACAAGGGTCTCTTTGTGGCCATGCCTAGCCGGAAGCTGCCAAATGGCGAGTACCGGGATGTGGCTCATCCGATAAACGTCGAGACGCGTGAGAGAATACAAGAAGCCATCTTGGACGAGTTTGAGAAGGCAAAGAAGGAGAGCACTTCTGAAGGCTCTTAGCGGGGCGTTTGGCTTGACACCAAAGGAACGATAAACTATAATCCTCACGTATTTTTACCTTGGAATATCGTTTATTTTGGGGCGTGGCCAAGCGGTAAGGCACAGGTCTTTGGCACCTGTATTCGGAGGTTCGAATCCTCCCGCCCCAGCCAATCGTTTTGGACCCCTTTAAGCTCAAAAGAGATCGAAATCATCAATTAAAATAGCTTAAAGGGCTTAATATTTTAGAGCGGAGGTTTAACTGTGAGTCTGGCTGTTTTGGTCTTGGCCGCTGGCGAGGGAACCAGGATGAAGTCATCTCATCCCAAGGTTCTTCACCAAATCTTAGGTCAACCAATCATCTCATACGTGATCGGCGAGGCCATGAAGCTCGATCCCGATAGGGTTGTTGTGGTCGTCGGCAGTGGAGCCGAAAGGGTCAAAGAGGCGATTGGCGATGGCGTCGATTTTGTGCTTCAGAAGGAGAGACTGGGGACGGGTCATGCGGCGCGTGCGGGCGCCGCCGCCCTTAAGGGATTTAAAGGTGATCTTCTCATCCTCTCGGGTGACTCACCGCTAATCCGGGCCGAAACCCTAAAAAAACTCATCGCGGAGCGGATCGAAAAAGGGGCGGCTGCGGCCGTTTTGACCGCCGAGCTGGATGATCCGGTTGGCTACGGCCGGATAGTCAGAAGCGGCGATGAGATTGCCATGATCGTCGAAGAGAGGGACGCGGGCCCAGAGACGAAGGCCATAAGCGAGGTCAACGGGGGCATCTACGCCTTTGAGGCCGAGTCGGCCATGGAACTGCTCAAGGATATCTCCAACGATAACGATCAGAAAGAGTATTATCTGACCGACCTTATCGGTCTCTTTAGCGAAAAGGGAAGGCGCGTCGTCGCCATGAAGGCGGCCGATGCGAGCGAGGTACTCGGGATAAATTCCAGGCAAGAGCTTGCCAAGGCCGATAGGATCATGAGAATGAGGATCAACGCTCGTCTCATGGATGAGGGGGTAACCATGATCCAGCCCGATCTCACCTTCATCGGCCCAAGCGTCAAAGTGGGAAGGGACAGCGTCATATATCCCATGACCTTTCTGGAGGGCACAACCGAGATAGGCGAGGGCTGCCGAATCGGACCGTCGGTCAGGATGATCGATAGCAAGGCCGGGCGAGGTGTCAAGGTCGAAAATGCCGTCATCAAGGAGAGCGTGATAGAGGACGGCGCGGATCTGGGGCCCTTCTGTTCGCTTCGGGCTGGCACCAGCCTTGGTAAAGAGAGCAAGATCGGAACGTTTGTAGAGGTCAAAAAGGCCTTAGTTGGCAAAAAAAGCAAAATACCTCACCTAAGTTACATTGGAGACGCTATAATAGGTGATAACGTCAATATCGGGGCCGGCAGCATAACCTGTAATTATGACGGTTTTGAAAAGCATAAGACGGTCATCGAGGACGATGTCTTCATCGGGAGCGACAGCATGCTGGTGGCTCCGGTCAAAATAGAGAAGGGGGCCATGACCGGGGCCGGCTCGACCATATCCAAGGATGTGCCGAGCGGAGCTCTGGCCATCGAACGTTCGGAGCAGAGGATAATCGAGGGCTACGTCAAAAATAGACGTGAAGGTAAGAAGGAAGATTAGGAGGCCTTTTTAATGGGACAGTCTAGAGGCAGGTTGATGGTGTTTACCGGCCGGGCCAATCCGGAGCTGGGGCGCGAGATAATCAGTTACGTCGGGGTTGATCCCGGTCGGGTGAGCATCTCGACCTTCTCTAACGGCGAGATATACGCTCGCTTTCTGGAGAGCGTGCGGGGGGCCGAGGCCTTCGTCATTCAGTCCCTCTGCGAGCCGGTAAATGATAATCTGATGGAGTTGTTGGTGATGATAGATGCCCTAAAGAGGGCTTCAGCCGTCAGCATCCAGGCCGTCATTCCCTATTACGCTTACGCTCGCCAGGATAAGAAGACGCAATCTAGGGAACCGATTTCGGCCAAGCTGATCGCCAACCTCTTGACCACGGCCGGGGTCGATAGGGTGCTGACCATGGATCTTCACGCCGGCCAGATACAAGGCTTCTTCGACGTGCCGGTCGATCATCTGACGGCTCTTCCCGTTCTGGCCAGTCATTTCAAGAAGCTCAACTTAAATGATCTCGTAGTCGTCTCGCCCGATGTGGGCCGAGTCAAGGTAGCCAAGAGGTGCGCCGACCGCCTGGGAGCATCCATAGCCGTCCTTCACAAGAGTCGTCCCGCTCACAATGTGGCCGAATATACTCAGCTCATCGGTGACGTGGAGGGCAAGAGCGCGCTGATAATAGATGATATGATAGATACTGGCGGCACCATCGTTCACGGGGCCGAAGCCCTCATGGATTCGGGGGCAAGTGAGGTATATGTCTGCGCAACGCACGCCATCCTTTCGGGGCCGGCGGTCGAAAGGCTCCAGAACTCCCGCATAAAAGAGGTTGTGGTCACCAATACCATACCCGTGCCCAAAGAGAAGATGTTTGATAAACTGAAAGTCGTCTCCATCGCCTCACTATTTGGCGAGGTTGTCATAAATGTCCACGAAGAGGAATCGGTCAGCGAACTCTTCCAAGGCGATAACATAATTTAATATTTAAGGAGTGTGTTCAAAATTGAGTCCCACAGAGATTAAAGTCGAGTTAAGAGAGGGTCTTGGCAAGGAGAAGTCGAAAAAGATCAGAGCAGGCGGCAAGATCCCGGCCGTCATCTACGGCCACGGAGCGAATCAGAAGCTTGCGGTCGATGCTCATGACTTCGGTTATCTGGAGAGTCACGGCTCTCTGGGCGGCATCCTTACCCTCAAGTTGGAGGGCGAGAAGAAACCGGCAAACGTCATCATCAAGGAGGTTCAGAAGAATCCGGTAAATGACACCTTTCTTCACATCGATTTCTTGAAGATCGCCATGGATGAAGCGGTAACAACGATGGTTCCCGTAAGCTTGATCGGTGAGGCCCCCGGCATAAAGATGGGTGGAGTTCTCCAGCACGGCGCCTGGGAACTGAGCGTCAAGGCCCTGCCAGCCGATCTTCCGGCCTCTATCGAGGTCGATGTGAGCGCCTTGGGCGTAGGTGACTCCATCAAGGTGGCCGATCTAATTTTGCCCAAAGGCGTTGAGATTACCAGCCATGCCGATGAGCCGGTTGTGTCAATCGTTACTCCGACCAAGATGGAGGAGGCTGTGGCCGAAGAAGCAGAGGAAGAGGTTGCCCAGCCCAAGCTGGTCGGCGAGGAAGAGGAATAGGCCGAGGCCGAGGAATAGGCGACAACCTTCTCTAGACCCCGATTTTAAGACAAGATCGAGTCAGCCCTGGGCTGGCTCTTTCGTTTTGCCGCTTAGCCCAAGCGGCCGACCTGATATATAATCTTGCTAAATTTTAAAGGGCTTGGAGGACGGATGTTGATACTTGGCCTTGGAAATCCGGGATTGAAATATGAAGCGAGCCGCCACAACTTGGGCTTTAAGGTAGTCGATGCGCTATCGGGGAAGCTTGGGATAAAGCTCTCCTTGAGCGCGGCAAACGCGGTCTTTGGCCAGGGGAATCTGGATTCCGCGGTAGTATATCTGGCTAAGCCGATGACATTCATGAATCTTTCAGGAAAGAGCGCAACTGGGCTCTTAAAGAAATTCGAACTTAACCCGGCAGATCTCCTGGTAATCCACGACGATCTCGATTTGCCGGCGGGGGAAGTCAGGGTCAAATTCGGCGGCGGGGCTGGCGGCCACAACGGTTTAAATTCCACAATAGAGAGTCTGGATAGCCAGGATTTTGGCCGGGTAAGGATAGGCATCGGCCGCCCGCCCGGCCGCAAGGAGCCGGCAGATTATGTCCTGGAAGATTTTGCCAAGGGCGATCTGGTTGCCATAGAGATGGCCGTAAACGAGGCGGCCGAAGCCGCCCTTGTGGTGGTCAAAGAGGGCTATGAGGCGGCCATGAACCGCTTTAACGCCACCCCCTCTTAATAGTTGCCAATCAATTACCTAGTTTACTTTGACTCTTCAACGTGGGTAAACTG comes from the Actinomycetota bacterium genome and includes:
- the rsmA gene encoding 16S rRNA (adenine(1518)-N(6)/adenine(1519)-N(6))-dimethyltransferase RsmA — encoded protein: MIGTPRETIKILSKAGIHLSKRLGQHFLIDGNILKKIVHSASLREGDVVLEIGPGIGSLTEVLLETGIKVIAVEYDKKFFLILKENFASYPNFHLIEGDAMRLKVSDLPLIPNKVVSNLPYNISAPLVIKLLDEFGSVGEMIIMVQKEMAARMTATAHSKDYGQLSLKIEYHCQAKLLFNVPRSVFLPPPKVDSAVVRLVRLDPSKLLTDDPKGLFELIGVVFGQRRKTLANTLLSFGRSKDDIARLLEKVGIDSKRRAETMSLSDFVELERAIAELVRGAK
- a CDS encoding cytochrome c biogenesis protein CcdA, whose translation is MKRALGSFDSKIEVKNQMTNIQFSLQNALSSSSPLAYLTVFALGAVVSLGSCVILELPLLMGFLGGVQTRSKRRLVLLTLLFVGGMLTTYLAIGLAIGLASLSLAKFASFSRAIFYGLGAVSLLFGLYLLGFIHPPKMNTGFLELFARGHKDYLGAYLLGAIFIFFEAPTCPCCAPALILISGYMVTSGTIISGLTLLMVYVLGQSVPILIAGVAFGWIKGLSDRFVRLQEYLQIVSGILLTLVTLDLFWLA
- a CDS encoding tetratricopeptide repeat protein, with amino-acid sequence MQEDGMEEKKEHSKSKTDQPIAGCGCPHHHAMRVPLKDRAIMLALVVGAVIFALRPLIALQSISRANSYLEIGDFGRAAVHYERAIFLKDDLATAHSNLGYAYAQDGKVELAKASLLRAVELNPSDPQPLIELMHILREEGFIEEAINHYEMVKDRVPKGTVLLSLAGLLYEEAGEVEKAIESWESFLRLMPDSSLAKEHLEGLQGFALKP
- a CDS encoding stalk domain-containing protein, with protein sequence MKIFKSLKRMKTKRLIAGLMTLLMLAGLMIGLVGAPAYAANITSTASGGNWNTGSTWQGGVVPVAGDTVTIAAGATVNVTADAACASLTFTGGVASSSNVNINSGYILAVSGAVTIPRAGGSGTTNINTLAVGTGTLSAGSIAFTSGGTSARHRVTISTGTVTVTGNVTGSGNSASIIFSGSGTLNLGDAIYTDANGTLTTVAGSTVNYTGAAQTVGDFTYSNLTLSGSGTKTLPAAVTINGNLTLAGTASATTAAAETIGGNLDVGAGATFATGTTNTWDLTVSGTTSVSGTLTLANTDVKTFTGTVTVNAGGTWNETGAAAVNFASNLLNNGTFTANMRVHTFSGSGLAIGGGTAISIPRVTVTGTRVNGGTLNVGTALAGSGTLTNTGTLNLGGTCPITTLTNSGTINRTGTGTTTTALANFTNTGTVNLSGSGAITGITNNTGGTVNLTNSGTITGITNNTGGTLNITDLTPTITTLTATAINNTVNYNGAGAQTAVNTPYYNLIFSGGGAKSITRANNATLASGNFSITTGVTATITGTNLGVGTLTLGGVGRASGTWGSTASIATNQNDTYFTSTATGYVNVTTSTVPTYTLTCTAGANGSITAPASSPTTHNSGDVVTITAAANPGYHFVNWTGDVGTVADTSAASTTITMNGNYSITANFAIDTYTLTYTAGANGSITGTSPQTVNHGADGSQVTAVPDAGYHFTSWSDGVLTAARTDTNVTGNITVTASFAINTYTLTYTAGANGSITGTSPQTVNHGADGSQVTAVPAAGYHFTSWSDGVTTAARTDLNVTGDISVTASFSANAPNEIIPPVLPFTETTAIFKIAKYSYTIDDKSFDMDAAPYVKDNRTYVPVRYLAYTLGIAEKDVKWDAATKNITLTKGTTVVKLVIGSKNLDKNGAVTTMDVAPVVIPPGRTMLPARWVAEAFGATVTWNETTQTVAVTY
- a CDS encoding Veg family protein, whose amino-acid sequence is MVTKIKDDLEPYLGEKMKLKANVGRCKIIEREGVLTETHPHLFIICVEEEEDRSRLISYSYVDVLTKTVELTDPENGENIISWLQ
- the ispE gene encoding 4-(cytidine 5'-diphospho)-2-C-methyl-D-erythritol kinase, whose translation is MSKTFTMRAYAKINLYLDVLRRRQDGYHDIRSIMQSISLCDELTFQEAEGIDITTSLGSDIPKDDNLIFKAAKLLIEESGVKSGAKIDVKKRIPLFAGLGGGSSDAAATLHGLNELFGLGLSLGDLAEIAARVGSDVPFMLMGGIALVEGRGEMVTPLSIEPKLNLVVIKPDLNLSTAKIYASLKNGACSLAPPVDVMILSLQINDIDAIAASLINVLEGPAISANPLLARIKAEAVSLGAKGALMTGSGSAIFALADSSVSAEGIASALGGGGLEVFTAISMKEGSNFLPADSKAS
- a CDS encoding NTP transferase domain-containing protein; translation: MTIDALVMAGGKVKGEGPLAGLVKGMIQVGGEPMVSRVIAALASSPSIGRIAVVVPPGTQGGGWSKGADMVLYSDGSITENIYAGLEGLGPAGGLLLIVSADLPLLSADAVEEFLRACKERPADFHYPITSKEEMDKKFFGTARTYGRLKEGLFTGGNIGLIDSKVFIENREIFERLYSLRKSPLKLANLLGPLFIIKFLSGRASIAEAEKRFSSILKARGAAIWAAPEISIDVDKEADLEFVEKILGERKGAA